ACCCCAGCTTTACATCCAGCACACAAAAGCCTAGTATGATGTTAATTTTATAACTCTCGGGAATGCCATCAAGGCCCTATCACCCTCTACATAATTATCATCAAGGATACACAGGAAATTCCTTAGTGTCTTTTTTAGAACATGTTTTGCTCTAACCTTACGGTCACCTCTCCTAAACTTAACTCTCTTAGGTTTGGAAATCGCCTATTTAGACAAGGGGAATGGATTTTCTCTAAGGTAGAAAGTTCAAGAGGCATTTTGCCATCATCCTCTAACCAGAATATTTGATCCCCAGACCCACCCTTAGGGGTTTTAACCTCATCACTAACACACAGACACTACCTAGTTATATCTTTTACCACTCAAGTCAGCAGAATTAGACCTAGAAGACGTAGACAAATCATccataattaaacaaaaaaaaggaaagaagAAAGAGATGTAGAGCAGAAGAAAAACTTGATGGTGTTAGAGAGAAAGAGGACGAAGACTCAAGGACAACAAAGCAAAGAGAAAAAGAATCGCGCTGACAAAGAAATAGGAAAAAATTCACATGAAAAGAGAAAAATGGCAAATGAGGAAGAAAGGATGAATTAATAGAGGTAAGATATGGAAGACGAACGGTTAAGGAATTTGGAACAGTTACATCAATCAAATGTCCTCGAGATATACGAAATGTACGCAAGATAGAGGAAATGAAGCGGCAAACTTCCATAAGATAACATGTAGAGAGACACGCATttgaacaaatttaaaatacacCGAGTCTTTTACTCAGTAGAACTGGGGGAAGGGGACCTATGCTATCGAGCATTTTTATACCGGGTGCTATGAAGGACTGGACGAGCCCGATAAGAGTTCACCTAGTCCTTCATAGGTGACCCCACAAAAGACGACAGGGAAATTATCAATCCATGCTCTTGGACGTGGGATCGTGGGGTCATTACGTGATTCTCGCTGGACGTGGGTGTATTAAGGCTATAAATACCTTGATGCTGGCTCTGAGCAGAGATCAATCACTTACATACCTTTAAACACTTACCTTTTACCATTAATCTCTTGCACAGGGGACTGAATTTACCATCAGATTGGTCTAACCCAACCTGGTTCGTTATGACATTGTAACTCGTGCAGGTGCTCGGTTTGATTACTTATTCATTTCAGGAGTTATCAGattgtaaaataatattattaattattagtattATAGATACAATTTagaagtaaaattaaaataatattgttttattaaaagaaaaaaattaatataaaaacattaaactaaaaatttctaaatttgaaAGGCCTTTATATGGATTACAAATTCGAattaacaaacaaaaataacaaataaaatttgcCGGTTCATATAAATGGCCTAAGTTGAAACGAAGAGTCAGCCCAACCTAAAACATACACGTGTTCTTTCAATAGTCCCACTTCACATATGTATCTGTTACGGTCCTTTTAAAACCATAAACACCCATTAAAAAGAAAGAGTTTGTAACGCACGCGCCCATAATGCAAGTCTTAATcctatcaataattaaataccACTAATCTCAACACTTTCAACCCTAACCCATACAAAGTTTACTTCAACCCTCCTCATTGTATTATTAGTCAACGCTTCATaccataaaatcaaatttattttaagctttatttttatgaaataaagaaaaacaagCCTATAATACTAATTTCAAACccattttctttatttcttttaatgaaaatataaatataaatgagGAAATTAGTACTACTTCAACATTACTATTTActcatttgaaaaaagaaaaaaacatttCTAACCTAAAAGTCAACGCTTCCTTCTCTCTCTtcaactttctctctctacttcatatctttcttgtttttcttattCTCTATCTTTCTCTTGCCAATGAAATAATATCACTGCAActcacaaataaataaataaaaagatacaATCTTCTCATTTATCTTGCACAAAGATTCAATCTTTGTATCAGTTTCTTGAATTTCAGCTCAATGGGTAATAAACTCACGGTGTGTTTCACCGGAGAATCTCGCCGGCGACAAGAAAACAAAACAGTTTTCTTCTCCGACCCACTAGACGAAGGCCTCGGCCACTCTTTCTGCTATGTCAGACCCGACCCAACAACCCGAATTTCCTCCTCTAAAGTCCACTCATCAGAAGAAGAAACTACAGCAGCCACCGCCGCCACCGCCACAACTTTCCGGTCAATCTCCGGCGCTTCAGTCAGTGCCAACACATCAACTCCTCTCTCCACAGCTTTTATTGATCCTTACGTTTACAACACAATTGACAGAGCTGCAGCTTTCGAAAGCTCAACTTCCTTCGCTTCAATTCCTCTCCAGCCAATCCCAAGAAACTTAATCGGGTCGTCATTCAATTCGGGTCCTCTGATTCCGGGTTATGGCTTTACAATACCCGGGTCAGGTCCTCTAGAGAGAGGGTTCATGTCGGGTCCAATTGAAAGAGGGTTCATGTCGGGTCCTCTGGATCCCGGGCTATTCTCGGCTCCACTGGAAAAGGGTCATTACGACAGTAATAATCATAGTAACGGTAATAACAACATGAGTCAGTTTAAAAGAAGTTACTCTCACGGCGGCTTTGCCTTAAAGCCCAGATCGGTAAAAAGGTCACTGATTCAAGTTTTACAGCGAGCAATCTCGAAAACATTGTTATCCCGCGGTCAAAATTCAGTAGTTACTCCGATTAAAAACGGCGTTAAAGATCAAGATTGGATTTTCAGTCAAGAAAAACAGCACCAGCTTCATAACGAGAATACAGTTAATAGTAGTTTGAATTTGAGTAGTGAAGGTAGTTTGTTATTAGATGATGATGATTCTTCAATAGATTTTCATCATAATAATCTTCAATGGGCTCAGGGTAAAGCTGGGGAGGATCGTGTGCATGTTGTTGTATCGGAGGAACATGGTTGGGTTTTTGTTGGGATTTATGATGGATTTAACGGCCCTGATGCTCCTGATTTTCTCTCTACTAATCTTTACTCTGCTGTGCATAAGGAGCTTAAGGGTTTATTATGGGATGATGATGATCAGTTTGTTGAGTCTGTTAAACTCTCTGCTCCTGCTTCCTCTCCTGTGAGATCAGGAGGTGCTAATTCGATTGATTCGAGATTC
This region of Mercurialis annua linkage group LG1-X, ddMerAnnu1.2, whole genome shotgun sequence genomic DNA includes:
- the LOC126664325 gene encoding probable protein phosphatase 2C 4; translation: MGNKLTVCFTGESRRRQENKTVFFSDPLDEGLGHSFCYVRPDPTTRISSSKVHSSEEETTAATAATATTFRSISGASVSANTSTPLSTAFIDPYVYNTIDRAAAFESSTSFASIPLQPIPRNLIGSSFNSGPLIPGYGFTIPGSGPLERGFMSGPIERGFMSGPLDPGLFSAPLEKGHYDSNNHSNGNNNMSQFKRSYSHGGFALKPRSVKRSLIQVLQRAISKTLLSRGQNSVVTPIKNGVKDQDWIFSQEKQHQLHNENTVNSSLNLSSEGSLLLDDDDSSIDFHHNNLQWAQGKAGEDRVHVVVSEEHGWVFVGIYDGFNGPDAPDFLSTNLYSAVHKELKGLLWDDDDQFVESVKLSAPASSPVRSGGANSIDSRFGTCENDNCLRCLDQENHPCVSQDGNSDSGFKRRRSRNSRGKYRGAAKKWEENQMKWKCEWDRERLELDRRLKEQLNLSRARSDDRAINHADVLKALSLALKKTEESYLDITDRMLMENPELALMGSCVLVMLMKGEDVYLMNVGDSRAVLGQKAEPDYGLGKSRQDLERISEETLHDLESYECERLSSIANLNASQLTVDHSTNVEEEVHRIKKEHPDDASALLNDRVKGSLKVTRAFGAGFLKQPKWNDALLEMFRIDYVGVSPYLNCLPYLRHHRLGPKDRFLILSSDGLYQYLTNEEAVNEVELFITLQPEGDPAQHLVEEVLFRAAKKAGMDFHELLEVPQGDRRRYHDDVSIIVISLEGRIWRSCV